The nucleotide window TTGTTAATGAGCTTCTTGTTCCATTGCCGTCCTTCTCTCCCTCCATCCATTTCCGTTGTTTCAGGCTTTCGACACTCTCTATGATTCTCTCATCTCCAATTTATTTGAGGTTTATTGATGGGATTCTTAgaatgattttgttgtaatggttTTGTTGTGAGATTTGTTGATGGGATTCTTGGAAtgatctatctctctctatgCTGGCTAGTTTTATCCCCTTAATCAGTCGGTTTTGGTCGGTATCACCCCCTAAAAAACATGTCGGTGAAGTTTCAGTTTTGGTGGTTTTAAACCATTAACTCTTTATACTccctcatttcattttcaaccCTGTTCTATTTTCAACCCTAGTCTGTTTAAGTAAATCTCCACCACATCCGAAGGTTCTCAAACATTCGTGCGACGAATTTTTAAAACTGAAGTGTTTGTTTTTTCTAGATTCATTAGCTACTATGTTCTTTGTCTCAAATGATTTGTTTCATGGTGATCGTTGCCATGTCTTTATTCGTGACTTGATTAATTCGCTTATATTTAGTTAAACTATTGATCTTTATCTGATGCATTTATGTTCACTTTTGATGTTCACGTGTTCTATTTATACATTGTGTTTTTTAGATAtgcatttgaattttaagatatatCCTATATATGTATTCTTCTTTGTATATgggaaaacgaaaaaaaaaaatccaaaactttaaAGAGTCAGATTTTGAGTTTATCAACAACAGTTGCACTATACAATTACCAATGATCCCTTCAACATTCTGATGACAAACCACTGGAAGTTACTGTGGGTGAAATCCACAATATTGGAAATGTGAAAAGCTTGGTAAAGAATTTCAAACATGAAGAAAAATACTAGAGAAAGTATTCTAGGAAACAAAATTTTTCATGCAATGCAATCTCAGAGGAAAATTCGGATGAAGGCATaggatgataaataattatcCAATAAAAGATCATCCAATGGTGATATATGTGATACATGATCTTACATAGtaggatgaaagtgagatgatagtatgatgtatagaatttttcatttgttattataaacttttttttaattttgaaatgagattCTTGATTCCATCATTTGACCTCAATGTACAATTCACACGGCTACGTTACTTCCTAGTGGCATATAGTACATAGAATTTTTTGTCacataaataatagttttttttcttgagtttttagattttatcattGGTATAGTGAGAGCCCGACCCGGCCACCAAATAAGAAATGTATAAAATAGTAGCTAGCAAGGAGAATTGGCTTTCAAATTTAAGAATGTTAAGCAGTTGATGTTTTGTGATACATATGGCAGATTTGTCTCGGTCCAACTACTGTACAAGTACTTGTGAAGGGCACAGAGAATAATGAGGCTTACGACCATTTTCAGCTGCTGTAGAGCTAGGAGGCTGAACTAGGCCCAATGCATGAGCCCATGGCTACATCATGGGTCctgcaaaaaaaattaaagatgcaaaacttcatttaagagaTAAAGTTATAAAGGTGGTTGGAAGGGATATTTTTAGTCTCCACTAGACCAAGTCAAGGAAACCCAATGGTCAGGATGTAACTGACCCACCAAGCGATGAAGGAGAAAGAGGGCCTAGAGCCTAGGTGGAAAAAGGATCAGCATTGAAAATGATAATACCTGCTTTGATGCAACCTAACCGGATGACTTGCGAGGACTCCACACCGCATTAAATATGCAAATATGAAGCGCAGATAGGATATCCTGATGTGAGGCATTGTTCCTAGCTAACAAATTGCCCAGATAGTGATTGCACTCACCCACCTACCACAGGGGATGTGACCTGGGAGAACTACGTTGTATTAAATGTGACGGCACGGTACCCTATATAGGAGACGGACGCCCCTAACACAGGAAGTGGGGCCCACCTCGACAGGAAGAGTCAAGACTTGACCAAGTCAAAAATCGACCTGGGCATTGTATTAAGCACTCTTACATTGGAAATCCTCTCTATCACCATAATAACTAACCTAGGCATTGGAGGTGCTTAATCACTACTGAGCCTTTACATTGCTTGTGTAGGATCGTTGAGCTCGTGAGTCGGTGTGCAAAATAAGTCGTCAACAGTAGAAATGCACGATATATCCTTTATATCATTGGAAAGAAGGTAATAATCCGCATAGTGAGTTTACTTGAGGGAATTAATTCTTTCAAGTTAGAGGGTTGTAGCTATTATATATTGAGTCAATTTatacattgaaatttttaaagagTGACAACCTGCAAGTACGTTATAAAGATAGATTCAGCATTATGATCCTATTGTATTAAATGCTGCTCTGGCAATGTGAACTACAAcgttaaatataaaaaatgtttggataaaataattgtagaaaatctTGATATGCTTGATTAAATATTCCCTTTCATTATGAATatgtgaatgaaaagaaaaaaactttttgccaatgcttaaaaaaaaagaaaaaaagcaggTGATTTTCTTGGAATATGacagattaattaattaatattcaaactcGGTAAGTAAAGAAAACGTCAAGCAATTAATGATCACCAGTGAGGTGgtccttgatatatatataaatatatatatatatatatatatatatatatatatatatatattttcgaaAGAAGGTGGTCCTTGATCTTGTAGAGCCATCTTCTTCATAGAAGTCGAATATtccttctaattaatttgatctattactaacatatattatatatattgatcccAACCCTTGATTTTTTCCTCTCGTTTTTGTTTGCGTCTATATAAATTACTTTGAgcttttattctaaaattaaaattagagcCCCTCAAAATAATTAGAGTGCAAGAACGTTTCTCTCTCAAATTACGTGAAATCTCGTGCATGCAGTACCATATATCCTTAATTTTATACTAAGAAAATACTTTAGACacaaagattatataaaaataaatccataaattgatgtggcttgatttgataagtcaaattgtaaagttacttttattgtaaagtagatataatgGATGCTATAAAACTATATAcattagtttgtaggtttatttttgtataatctgtTTGTGTAGGTAGCAATTCTCTTAtactaaatacaaaatatagcCAAGATCAACCAATTCAACCATGATCAGTATTTCCCCTTGAGTTTTCATGTTTCTCTACGCTTCTTATAAATCGAGTTGTCGGCTAATTAGGACGTTTGTTTTGTGTATAGGACGATGTGGAGACAAATTAAAATGCCTTTGGAGCGTTAGTACTACCATATATATCAAACTTTACTAGCGCCAAAAGAACGAAGAATCTAATACTAATACAAGTTTTAAGCAACATTACCCGATTCGCCAAAATCCTAATTGCTATGAAGATAATTAATATCggagaatatgaaaaagaaaatacacaaaTCAATGCGGCCTAATTGAAGTAAATCTATTAAACATGATTATAAGCATGATTGACACCCGAATCTAGAAGAGCTATTGCAGAACCCGCAGACGTATTTGACAAATAAGTAGAGCAACTGCTACATGAACACTGTGTCCGGTCTTTCGTTGACCCTGTGTGACCCAATGATGTATCGGAGAATATACATGACATATTCACCGAAGGTAGAGAGTACATTGGCACCGGAAACTTTGAGGGAAGTTCAGGCAATGGAGCTTCGGAATTAAGAACATTTATCACTCGCTTTATTGAAGGTCGGATAATGGGATCGGGATGGCAACACCATAGCCCAACTACCATCAAGCGTTCCATTTGCTGCTCATCAAATTCCATGCTTAATCCCTTGTCAACAGCTTCAAGGATTTGGCCTTTTCCATAGAGATTCCATACCCACTCTACTAGCCTTACCTTGCTCTGTTCTTCCCTTGGGTCCACTGGCTTTCTTCCACATGCAATCTCAAGGCAAACCACCCCAAAACTATAGACATCAGATTCCTTACTTGCCCTGCCTGTGGTGACACACTCTGGGGCTAGGTAGCCCAGAGTGCCTGCCAAAATAGTTGTTTGTGACCCCAACTCATGGTCTACAAGCCTCGCAAGACCAAAATCACCAAGCTTGGCATTGAAATTTGCATCCAACATGATGTTGCTTGACTTGATATCTCTGTGAACTACACATTGTTCCCATTCTTCATGAAGGTACAACAAAGATGAAGCCAATCCAAGGGCTATCTTATCCCTTACTGGCCATGTTAGCATAATCTTTCCTCCAAAAAGATGAGTATCAAGGCTTCCATTAGGCATGTACTCGTACACGAGGAGGAACTCACCCTGTGCATGGCACCAACCAATAAGTTGAACCAAATTTCTGTGTCTTAAACGACTTATGATTTTCACTTCTGACATATACTCCTTTCTCCCTTGCTTTGATCCTTTCGAGACCCTCTTAACAGCAATTTCTGTACTGGATTCACTTAAGAAACCCTTATAAACGCCTCCGAATCCTCCCTCCCCAAGCTTCCCTCCTTCGGCAAAGTTGTTTGTTGCATGAGCGAGTTCACGATAAGTGAACCTCCTTGGCCCAGTTCccttttcaaattcatcatccATAAAGACATCATCGTCCAAACCTTCATTTTCTCCGTCACCCCTTTTTCTCCAATAGACGAACCAAAGTAGACCTAATCCACAACTCAATACACCAAAACCC belongs to Juglans regia cultivar Chandler chromosome 8, Walnut 2.0, whole genome shotgun sequence and includes:
- the LOC109003643 gene encoding L-type lectin-domain containing receptor kinase IX.1-like, which gives rise to MALSNIVSCILQPRNIHRRLLNHFFIFFFFLLPHAKSFSFNFPSFQVNMIENIKFEGHAEPSSDGVLELTLNQRNGPINGSVGHASYKEAVRLRDSRTGKVADFTTHFSFIIDSLNASDYGEGIAFFIAPFEYVMPKISGEGSLGLFSAGSNFSTNTSLNKIVAVEFDSFEDSWDPDDKHVGINVNSIVSVANVTWKSSIRNGSKANTWVSYNSTTQNLSVFLTYAENPVFGGNSSLSHKVDLSELPDLVRVGFSAATGNYTEIHRISSWSFNSSLEVENEVNKKNKVGLGVGLGVGFGVLSCGLGLLWFVYWRKRGDGENEGLDDDVFMDDEFEKGTGPRRFTYRELAHATNNFAEGGKLGEGGFGGVYKGFLSESSTEIAVKRVSKGSKQGRKEYMSEVKIISRLRHRNLVQLIGWCHAQGEFLLVYEYMPNGSLDTHLFGGKIMLTWPVRDKIALGLASSLLYLHEEWEQCVVHRDIKSSNIMLDANFNAKLGDFGLARLVDHELGSQTTILAGTLGYLAPECVTTGRASKESDVYSFGVVCLEIACGRKPVDPREEQSKVRLVEWVWNLYGKGQILEAVDKGLSMEFDEQQMERLMVVGLWCCHPDPIIRPSIKRVINVLNSEAPLPELPSKFPVPMYSLPSVNMSCIFSDTSLGHTGSTKDRTQCSCSSCSTYLSNTSAGSAIALLDSGVNHAYNHV